TCCAAAATACGAGCAGGCTTTAACACTACAGGACGGTGTTAGGAGACACAGTCAGAGGCACCAGGTTGACTCTTCTGTCTCAGATTTTCAGTTTTTTAGTGAAGTTGTCTCCATTTCCAGTTGTGCAATGACTTCACTTCTTatcattgcttttaaaatagcGCTTTTTAAAAGGGAAGCATAATCTTCTTGGCATGATGCTAGATGGGAGTTTATGTTGCCTCTGTTAATTGCTGAATTTGAGTTTGTTgcaggaggaaggtgaggagAAAATCCCATTCCTCTGCTGTAGAAGCAAGTGCTGTGTAGTGCCTgtctcaggttaaaaaaaatgaaagttattCTGGCCCAGTGCTCTCTTGAGTGTCTTCTTCTTATGACTTACAGCAGCATCTGCCCCGTCCGGGCACAGGGTGGGTCTGGCCGGagggcaggaggctggggagTCCTGGGGCTCGGGGGGACATGCAGGCGGGCACTGGCACCATGCTCTGGGTGCTCAGGGTgaggctggggacagccaggacctgcttgggcagcagctcccaggcactCGCCGCTGGGTGCAGGAGAGGGGAGTGGAGGGGACTATTGCGGGGAGGGGCCTTGCTGTCCCTGCGCCAGCGCTGTCCCCACATGTGCCTCTGCGTGAACCTGTGGGCCTGTGGCAGCCCCATCGATGGTGGCCAGGTTCACGCCAGAGCCTTTCCCCAGGCTCAAGCCAGAGCACCGGAGCCACGCAGCCACTGGCGGAGCCACAGGGCCAGTGCTGCCGCCTGTTTGCCAGGATGCTCGGTGGGCTCTGGAGCCCTCATCTCTCTCCTCACAGCCCCATCTGTGCCACGACATAGCCCAGGACCAGGGGACACCTTTGAGGGGGGGACAAGCATCCCCTGCTCCCGGCTGCAGGACTGGTGCGTGTGATGCTGCGATGTCTCTGCATAGGCTGCAGAGCCGTTGCTGGTGAAGGCAGAGCCGTGGCAGCATGGGGCCATGGTGCTGCGCTCAGTAGTGGTCTGCACCGAGGAGCATCATCCCTGTGGTCTCCGCTGCCTGCCTGGCTGTTTGCATCCGCAGGGttaagaggaggaggtggagggagatGCATTTGTTTCCTCCAAGTGGCTGGATCTGTCCTCTCTAAGGTCTGCAGCATAGCATGTGGGAAAAGAGTGGAGGCACAGATGCAGAAGTATTAAGTTTACTTAAAATTATGACCCACTGGGGGAAGCAGAGCAAAGTTGCCTTTTATGGTTCCCAGCAAATCCCGGGCATGTCTGAGAACATccccctgcaccctccctgcAAGCTCCTCTGGACTGTTCCCTCTTGAGAAAacgagggaaaaaaacaacccaaccaaacccagcCCCTTCTGCCGGCGGGTCCCTGGGAGGATTCTGCAGCTGGAAACTCGACTGCGGGAGCGCTCAGTGCCTCGGCAGACATGAACATGAAAACGCTGCTCATCCTCCTCGTTCTGGCATTAGCCACGATATTTGCCCTGGTCTGTGTGCTGCTGACCAGAGGAAGAGCCCCCAGCGCCTGccagcaccagcccccagggcaggaggacacCGATGACGGCCAGAGCCTGGTCTTTGCCGACCTGAGCCCCGAGGAGATGGTGCAAGTGGTGCGGTACCTGCAGGGAAACCTTGGGGTGCAGCTGGTGGACGCCTCGCGTGCAAAGCCCTCGGACAACTGCATCGCCTCCGTGGACGTGCAGGTCCCTGCCAAGGCCGAGGTGCTGCAGTTCCTGGATGGTGGGGGGGCTCGCCCCCCCCGGGAGGCGCTGGCCGTGCTCTACTTCGGCAACCAGCCAGACCCCAACGTCACTGAGTACGTGGTGGGGCCGCTGCCGAGGCCGGTGTATCACCGGGACGTGACGGTGCAGAAGTACGGGGGGAAGGTGCCGTACCACCGCAGACCCGTTACCGGCAAGGAGTATGTGGACATCAGTGCTCTCATCCAGCGAGAGCTCAGAAAGGCACCACGCTTCCTTGCCGCCTGCTGCGAGTCTGATGGGACTGACCTGGCCATCCTCACGACGGCCCCACGGGGCTTCAAGTCTGGTGACCGTGCGACCTGGTTTGTCCTTTTCCACAGCGTGGCTGGTACTGGCTACTACCTCTCTccggtggggctggaggtgctggtggaccACAGGGACCTCCATGTCTCCCGCTGGCGGCTGCGCAAAGTCTTCTACAACGGCCGGTACTTTGCCAGCACGGGGGATCTGGAGGATGCATTTGTGGACAACTTGCTGGCTATGGTCAGGATCAAGAAGCCCCTGGCTGAGACGGTGCTGGGCTCGATGAGACCCCAGCGCCCCCCTGGCTCCCCAGGACCACTGCAGTACGAGCCCCAGGGTCCCCGCTACAGCATCAGGGACAACCGCGTCACCTTCCAGGGCTGGAGCATCGCCTTCGGCATGAACCCCAATTCCGGCCCGCGCCTCTTTGACATCAGGTTCCATGGGGAGAGGATTGTCTACGAGCTGAGCCTCCAGGAAGCCATAGCCCTGTACGGCTCCAACTGCCCTGGGGGGATGTCGACCCGCTACTTCGACGGGAGCTTCGGCATTGGCAGATTTGCCTATGAGCTGGTCCGGGGCCTTGACTGCCCCTACACGGCGACCTATGTGGACCGGTACTACCTGGCAGAGTCAGagacccccaaaaccaaccaaaactcaCTTTGCATTTTTGAGCACGATGCTGGCCTCCCTCTGCGGCGCCACTTTTCCGACTCACAGTCCTTCTACTACGGCGGGCTGCGGAAAAACACGCTGGTCATCCGTGCAGTCTCCACTCTCATCAACTATGACTACATCTGGGACTTCATGTTCCACGGCAGCGGGGCTGTGGAGGTCCGGGTACACGCCACGGGCTACATcagctcctccttcctccacGGCCGAGGCACTGACTATGGCAACAGGGTTGGGCCCCACACGTTGGGGACAATGCACCTCCACCATATCCACTACAAGGTGGACCTGGATGTCGACGGTAGGTCTGGGTTCCATCGTGCATGGCTGCAGTTCGCTgtgggctgcagctctgcctggggcacAGAGCTCGAGAGGGTTTCCCTTCTGCTTCGCAGGGCAGCTGAACTCTCTGGAGACCCAGGACATGGAGTATGAGCTCGTGAAAGACCCCTGGAGCATGCAGAACACCATTGAGCGGCCATACCTCCgcagggagaggctggagagggagGATGAGGCAGCGTTCCCCCTCAACACCCCCATGCCCCGCTACCTCTCCTTTGCCAGCTCCAAGCCCAACAAGTGGGGGCACCCGCGCAGCTACCGCATCCAGATCATCAGCTTCGCCGGGGAGCACCtacccaccagcagctccatggAGAGGTCCATCAGCTGgggcaggtgggtgctggggctggggcatgtGTGGTTGTCCtgtcgtccccccctcccccactgtgtccctggctgctcctgccccatggcagaGGGTGCAGGGAAGGGTTAAGCAGCaaacatgtggggttttttttgggtctgAACATCCCTTGAAAAGTTGCTCAATGACATCTGTTCATAATAGTTCACAGGCAGGAATCTGACCCCAGATAAGATTAATTTAGAGCAATCGTGCTTTTTCCCTGTGAGGGCAGCTGGGCTGTACGATGAACTCCCAAGGGAAGCACTGGCATCCCCAGGTCTTGACATCTTCTTGTAAGGACAGAATGTCTTTTGGAAAGTGCTTGGGACAGATGCAGAGCTGGCTCACTGCCAGGGAGACGTGAGGGCTCCCGtcccaggggggctgcaggagtTAGCAATGGCTGTGGCCACAGCGAGTGTGTTGGGCAGAGAAGCAGCCTCTGTGCCTGTATGCATTCGTGTCTCTGGGCCGTGTCGGTACCGCACTGGCCTgtgccagccccttccctcccaatACAGGACACACCATGTCCCCGGGCACACGCCAAGGGTGCACCCAGCTCCGGTTTGCTGGGGCATCCCCTGGCAGCGATGCTGTGGTTGCCAGCCCCACGCCGGCATGGACGAGCCCTCTGTTCCCATGCTATCAGGTACCAGCTGGCTGTCACCCAGCGTAAGGAGGAGGAGCCCACCAGCACCAGCGTCTACAACCAGAACGACCCCTGGACGCCCACTGTCGTCTTTGCCGATTTCATTGACAATGAGACCATCACCAACGAGGTGAGCTGGGGTTCCCTGGGCTGAGGGGAGCCGAGCACCGTGGGCACCGCCCCGGCTCCTGCCTCGGCCAGAGACTTCACCCATCCCACGGCCAAACCGGGTGACCACTGGGCTGGAGGGTCCTGCTCAGCCTGACGGGGTGCCCGGCTCCCCTTCTGGCCAGGACCTGGTCGCCTGGATCTCTGTCGGGTTCCTGCATGTGCCCCATGCTGAAGATGTCCCCAACACGGTGACTGTGGGGAACGGTGTCGGCTTTTTCCTGAGACCCTACAACTACTTCGACAAGGACCCCTCGGTGGACTCGCCCGACAGTGTCTACTTCAGCAGTGAGCAGGACACTGGAGTGTGCGGGGCCAACCCCCTggcctgcctgtcccctgccgctgcctgtgccccccacctcccccccttcCACTACGGGGGCTTCCTCAACCTCAGCCTGGCCCCACCACCCGGTGGGCTCTGATGGGACGGGGCTGCCGCTGCTCCATCCCCAAGGGTGCGGGCGGTCAATGCCCGGCGTCGGGCGCATCCTCGGAGGGCTCCGGTGGCAGTGGGCTTGGGGGCTCTGCCACCGCACCGGGACCtaccctccccatccctgggacGTGACATGCTCAGGGTCAGGTTTTCAGGGGAGCTCGGCTCTAGTTTCAGGACCTCAGTGCTGCCAAAGGCAGACTCAAACCCTCTGAAAAACAGCCCCGAGGAGTGATTTTTGGAGACTGCATCCAGGAGGCTACCCaaagggctgtggggtgcccaCGGCTGCTCTCCTCCACTGGGACCGGGGCTCCTACCGCCTCCCCGAGGTAGGTGGATGCACACAGGGCAATGGTGccggcagggctgggtgctgctcaAAGCTGCAGCTCCCTTGGGGCCGTGGTCTTCCCTGAGGTCTtgcccagggtggtgggagcGGGCAACGTGGCAGCCACCATGGCCTGGCCACAGCTCAGGGGCATTGAGCCGTAGGGAGCCCAACACACCCACCCTGGCCCCACGACCACCGCAGCTCCCGGGGCCCAGGACACgctgagctctggctgctgctgcggcgccgagccctggggatggggatggggacggggacggggacagtgcGCTGGGCAGCACCGGGAGCCCACGACAGACACTCCTGGGCTGAGCTGCCTGTGTCCACCCTTCCCCAATAAACGGGCACTCGGGTGCTTTTCCTGACCACACTGTTGTGTAGTTCAtggctgctgctgcggctgccGTGGCTGGTGCCCTGTGTTGGAGGGTCCTGGCTCGGCTCTGGTGCTCGCAGGGGTCCAAGGGCCACGGGGCTGGTTCAGCACCTGGCACGGCTGTGAGAGCGTGCTCCAGCCGTGCTCTTGGCCCCCGGGTGCTGGCAGGAGGCTCCTGATGGGGAATATGGGACAAACAAGGGAGTTAATGTGTAACGGCTGTTCTGAGCCGCATTAATCACTCCTGGCCTtggctgctgcccagctgcatGCACATCCCTGGGCTGCGGGATCCCACAGCCTCCAGCACCCATCCCTGCTGTGTCAGGGTCATGGAGGGGCTGCTGAGGGCGGTTCAGCTCCAGCCCCATGGCCCAGCCCTGGCATGTGGCTGTAAATGCCAAGTACTGGCCAACATGTCCCTGGGGGCATGGTGGGCATCCATCCCCTCTGAGCCCTCGCTGGAGGAGCTGGGTCTGCCCAGGGCCATGCTGCAATGGGCTCGAGAAGCCCTAATGGCAGCAGCGCGTCCCCCCAGGAGCTGGCTTGGCTCGCTGCAGCGCAGGGAGGGGGTGTTGGGCAGGAGTGGGCAACTCCGGGACATGGGTCAGTGCGAGGCTGCCGTGGTTCCTGGGGTGACAGCAGGAACCGTGccccagaggcacctcctgggacTCGGGGGGAGCAGGTGGGATGGTCCCTGCGAGGAGGAGGTCGCCGCCAGCCGCTCTGAGCGTGTGTTTGCGAGCGCTGCCCGGACTCTGCCC
The Numenius arquata chromosome 23, bNumArq3.hap1.1, whole genome shotgun sequence genome window above contains:
- the LOC141474726 gene encoding amine oxidase [copper-containing] 3-like isoform X1, translating into MNMKTLLILLVLALATIFALVCVLLTRGRAPSACQHQPPGQEDTDDGQSLVFADLSPEEMVQVVRYLQGNLGVQLVDASRAKPSDNCIASVDVQVPAKAEVLQFLDGGGARPPREALAVLYFGNQPDPNVTEYVVGPLPRPVYHRDVTVQKYGGKVPYHRRPVTGKEYVDISALIQRELRKAPRFLAACCESDGTDLAILTTAPRGFKSGDRATWFVLFHSVAGTGYYLSPVGLEVLVDHRDLHVSRWRLRKVFYNGRYFASTGDLEDAFVDNLLAMVRIKKPLAETVLGSMRPQRPPGSPGPLQYEPQGPRYSIRDNRVTFQGWSIAFGMNPNSGPRLFDIRFHGERIVYELSLQEAIALYGSNCPGGMSTRYFDGSFGIGRFAYELVRGLDCPYTATYVDRYYLAESETPKTNQNSLCIFEHDAGLPLRRHFSDSQSFYYGGLRKNTLVIRAVSTLINYDYIWDFMFHGSGAVEVRVHATGYISSSFLHGRGTDYGNRVGPHTLGTMHLHHIHYKVDLDVDGQLNSLETQDMEYELVKDPWSMQNTIERPYLRRERLEREDEAAFPLNTPMPRYLSFASSKPNKWGHPRSYRIQIISFAGEHLPTSSSMERSISWGRYQLAVTQRKEEEPTSTSVYNQNDPWTPTVVFADFIDNETITNEDLVAWISVGFLHVPHAEDVPNTVTVGNGVGFFLRPYNYFDKDPSVDSPDSVYFSSEQDTGVCGANPLACLSPAAACAPHLPPFHYGGFLNLSLAPPPGGL
- the LOC141474726 gene encoding amine oxidase [copper-containing] 3-like isoform X2, coding for MNMKTLLILLVLALATIFALVCVLLTRGRAPSACQHQPPGQEDTDDGQSLVFADLSPEEMVQVVRYLQGNLGVQLVDASRAKPSDNCIASVDVQVPAKAEVLQFLDGGGARPPREALAVLYFGNQPDPNVTEYVVGPLPRPVYHRDVTVQKYGGKVPYHRRPVTGKEYVDISALIQRELRKAPRFLAACCESDGTDLAILTTAPRGFKSGDRATWFVLFHSVAGTGYYLSPVGLEVLVDHRDLHVSRWRLRKVFYNGRYFASTGDLEDAFVDNLLAMVRIKKPLAETVLGSMRPQRPPGSPGPLQYEPQGPRYSIRDNRVTFQGWSIAFGMNPNSGPRLFDIRFHGERIVYELSLQEAIALYGSNCPGGMSTRYFDGSFGIGRFAYELVRGLDCPYTATYVDRYYLAESETPKTNQNSLCIFEHDAGLPLRRHFSDSQSFYYGGLRKNTLVIRAVSTLINYDYIWDFMFHGSGAVEVRVHATGYISSSFLHGRGTDYGNRVGPHTLGTMHLHHIHYKVDLDVDGQLNSLETQDMEYELVKDPWSMQNTIERPYLRRERLEREDEAAFPLNTPMPRYLSFASSKPNKWGHPRGYQLAVTQRKEEEPTSTSVYNQNDPWTPTVVFADFIDNETITNEDLVAWISVGFLHVPHAEDVPNTVTVGNGVGFFLRPYNYFDKDPSVDSPDSVYFSSEQDTGVCGANPLACLSPAAACAPHLPPFHYGGFLNLSLAPPPGGL